A single genomic interval of Lentimicrobiaceae bacterium harbors:
- a CDS encoding CDP-archaeol synthase: MSKNFLIRTITAICFVVIMVGSIMLGRIYYAIVMYFVLIAAIYELSKLIKVKDPNFSLVSSLTLGSITYLLIALVAFKILSHSALVLLVVIAFSAILIELFRKKTDPILNVSTALFSIIYTAIPLALSLFLFTDNGETVFEKRILILGYFFIIWVYDSGAYIIGSIFGKNKVDVEISPLKTWEGCLGGAFFAIITALILSKYFSILNTCQWVILSVIISITAVMGDFLESLFKRSVNVKDSGKLLPGHGGVLDRFDSMIMSMPFVFCYLFFVLYY; the protein is encoded by the coding sequence GTGAGTAAGAATTTTTTAATACGCACAATTACAGCTATATGCTTCGTAGTTATTATGGTTGGTTCCATAATGTTAGGCAGAATATACTACGCCATAGTTATGTACTTTGTTTTGATTGCGGCGATATATGAACTTTCAAAACTCATAAAAGTAAAAGACCCTAACTTCAGCCTTGTATCATCTTTAACACTCGGAAGCATTACCTACCTACTCATTGCCTTAGTTGCTTTTAAAATACTTTCGCATTCTGCATTAGTATTATTAGTTGTTATAGCTTTTTCAGCCATTTTAATAGAATTGTTTCGTAAAAAAACAGATCCTATACTAAATGTATCTACGGCATTGTTTAGCATAATATACACCGCAATACCATTGGCTTTGAGTTTGTTTTTATTTACAGACAACGGCGAAACCGTATTTGAAAAAAGAATTCTAATATTAGGTTACTTTTTTATTATATGGGTTTACGATTCCGGCGCTTACATTATCGGCTCGATATTCGGCAAAAATAAAGTCGATGTAGAAATATCGCCTCTAAAAACCTGGGAAGGTTGCCTTGGTGGTGCGTTTTTTGCTATAATTACGGCTCTCATATTATCCAAATACTTCAGTATTTTAAACACTTGTCAGTGGGTAATATTATCAGTAATAATTTCAATTACTGCCGTTATGGGCGATTTTTTGGAATCATTATTTAAAAGAAGTGTAAACGTTAAAGACTCCGGCAAACTCCTACCAGGACACGGCGGTGTACTCGACCGTTTCGACTCGATGATTATGTCTATGCCTTTCGTTTTCTGCTATCTGTTTTTTGTACTTTATTACTGA
- a CDS encoding DUF2007 domain-containing protein, producing MTDVNDWKMIYCTNQIVEVEIIKNILDENGIICVDINKMDSAYLFGEIELYVQPEFEEKAKSLIPDFSE from the coding sequence ATGACCGATGTAAACGACTGGAAAATGATATATTGCACAAACCAAATTGTTGAAGTAGAAATTATTAAAAACATTTTGGATGAAAATGGTATTATCTGTGTCGATATTAACAAAATGGACTCGGCATACCTATTTGGTGAAATTGAACTGTACGTGCAGCCTGAATTTGAAGAAAAAGCAAAATCTTTAATACCCGATTTTAGTGAGTAA